From Triticum urartu cultivar G1812 chromosome 2, Tu2.1, whole genome shotgun sequence, a single genomic window includes:
- the LOC125536061 gene encoding pyruvate dehydrogenase (acetyl-transferring) kinase, mitochondrial-like — MMASEPVARAVAEEVGRWGSMKQTGVSLRYMMEFGSVPTDRNLLLSAQFLQKELPIRIARRALELESLPFGLSAKPAILKVRDWYLDSFRDIRYFPEVRNRDDELAFTQMIKMIKVRHNNVVPTMALGVQQLKNEQFSSRKLPPGFDEIHGFLDRFYMSRIGIRMLIGQHVALHEPEPQPGVIGLINTKLSPIQVAQIASEDARSICMREYGSAPDINIYGDQNLTFPYVTSHLHLMLFELVKNSLRAVQERYMNSDKDVPPVRIIVADGTEDVTIKVSDEGGGIRRSGLPRIFTYLYSTAKNLPDMEGPSEGVTMAGYGFGLPVSRLYARYFGGDLQIISMEGYGTDAYLHLSRLGDSEEPLP; from the exons aTGATGGCGTCGGAGCCGGTGGCGCGGGCCGTGGCGGAGGAGGTGGGGCGGTGGGGCAGCATGAAGCAGACGGGGGTGAGCCTGCGGTACATGATGGAGTTCGGGTCCGTCCCCACGGACCGCAACCTGCTGCTCTCGGCCCAGTTCCTGCAAAAGGAGCTCCCCATCCGCATCGCCCGCCGCGCGCTCGAGCTCGAGTCCCTCCCCTTCGGCCTCTCCGCCAAGCCCGCCATCCTCAAG GTGAGGGACTGGTACTTGGACTCGTTCCGCGACATCCGATATTTCCCAGAAGTGAGGAATCGGGACGACGAGCTTGCTTTCACGCAGATGATTAAGATGATCAAAGTGCGGCACAATAACGTGGTACCGACTATGGCTTTGGGAGTGCAACAGCTGAAAAACGAACAGTTCAGCTCAAGGAAGCTTCCCCCAGGATTCGACGAGATCCACGGGTTCCTCGATCGATTTTACATGTCAAGGATTGGTATTCGCATGCTCATAG GGCAGCATGTGGCTCTGCATGAACCTGAACCACAGCCTGGCGTCATAGGCCTCATCAATACAAAATTGTCCCCCATACAGGTAGCTCAAATTGCTAGTGAGGATGCCCGTTCCATTTGTATGAGGGAATACGGATCAGCTCCTGACATCAACATTTATGGAGATCAAAATTTAACATTTCC ATATGTCACATCGCATCTTCATCTCATGCTGTTTGAACTGGTGAAAAATTCCCTTCGTGCAGTACAGGAAAGATATATGAATTCTGATAAAGATGTTCCTCCTGTCAGAATTATAGTTGCTGATGGAACAGAGGATGTTACTATTAAG GTCAGTGATGAAGGCGGTGGAATACGGAGAAGTGGGCTCCCTAGAATTTTCACATATCTTTACAGCACTGCAAAGAATCTACCTGATATGGAGGGCCCTAGTGAAGGAGTGACTATGGCTGGATATGGTTTTGGACTTCCAGTTAGTCGCCTTTATGCGCGATATTTCGGTGGCGACCTACAAATCATATCCATGGAGGGATACG GCACCGACGCTTACCTCCACTTGTCACGACTGGGAGACTCGGAGGAGCCATTGCCTTAG